The following proteins come from a genomic window of Hydractinia symbiolongicarpus strain clone_291-10 chromosome 2, HSymV2.1, whole genome shotgun sequence:
- the LOC130627738 gene encoding integumentary mucin C.1-like gives MNLFYECNVQTTATATTAPATTATSITTTPEIITTTAPTTTTPTTAPTTTTTTTTTTATTTTPTTTTPETTTTTTPATTTTETTTTPTPTPTTTTTTTPPTTTPTTTTTPPTTTTTTPATTTTETTTTTTPTTPETTTTTTTAPTTTTPTTVCRDRSIFCYLVEIRRTTLCLSLGTICPRSCRLCG, from the exons atgaatttattttacGAATGCAATGTCCAAACTACCGCAACTGCGACCACTGCGCCGGCTACGACTGCTACTTCCATTACCACTACTCCTGAAATAATCACTACTACTGCTCCTACAACAACCACACCTACAACTGCTCCTACAACAACCACTACCACCACCACTACAACAGCCACTACCACCACACCCACTACCACTACTCCTGAAACAACCACTACCACCACACCCGCTACCACTACTACTGAAACAACTACTACTCCTACCCCTACTCCTACAACCACCACTACCACCACACCTCCAACAACCACTCCTACCACTACCACCACACCTCCAACAACCACTACCACCACACCTGCAACAACTACAACTGAAACAACCACTACCACTACTCCAACTACTCCTGAAACAACCACTACCACTACTACTGCTCCTACAACAACCACACCTACAACAG tttgtcgAGATAGATCAATATTTTGCTATTTGGTTGAAATCCGAAGAACAACATTATGTCTCAGCCTCGGAACAATTTGTCCTCGCTCATGTCGCTTATGTGGATGA
- the LOC130627722 gene encoding hatching enzyme 1.2-like: protein MKFVFILLLVARLCESKPEDRSAMSKILKVNGNDKTLFFGDEKLTKEKMRQLFPDQFGVSRKRRGLSKKGLNIRWPNGEMPYTLSDNFSETEKNSIRNALNIIKSATCIQFTEYAITSAPQDHVALFPGSGCWSYIGRIGGVQQLSLQHFGCFTSGIIIHEVLHALGVHHEQARADRDGFVTINFQNILTGRERNFNKRDTDSLGVKYDPKSVMHYGK, encoded by the exons ATGAAGTTTGTGTTCATCTTGTTACTTGTTGCAAGGCTATGTG AATCTAAACCAGAAGACAGATCAGCAatgtccaaaattttaaaagtaaatggTAACGACAAAA cgttattttttggagacgaaaagttaacaaaagaaaaaatgagaCAGCTTTTTCCAGATCAGTTTGGTGTTTCAAGAAAAAGAAGAGGGCTATCAAAGAAAGGTCTTAACATCAGATGGCCGAATGGTGAAATGCCTTACACTTTATCTGACAACTTCT ctgAAACCGAAAAAAACAGCATTCGCAACGCCCTAAATATCATTAAGTCAGCAACTTGTATCCAATTCACCGAATACGCAATTACTAGTGCACCGCAAGATCATGTGGCTCTATTTCCAGGATCAGG GTGCTGGTCATACATTGGAAGAATAGGGGGCGTACAACAATTATCTTTGCAACACTTCGGATGTTTTACTTCAGGAATAATCATACATGAAGTACTTCACGCGCTTGGTGTTCACCATGAACAAGCTAGAGCCGACAGAGATGGTTTCGTTACAATCAATTTTCAGAATATACTAACTG GTCGTGAACGTAACTTTAACAAACGAGATACTGATAGCTTGGGCGTTAAATACGATCCGAAATCAGTTATGCACTATGGCAAGTAA